One window of Esox lucius isolate fEsoLuc1 chromosome 25, fEsoLuc1.pri, whole genome shotgun sequence genomic DNA carries:
- the LOC105008690 gene encoding chemokine-like receptor 1, with translation MEDYYIFPLIKHNICFSDFFSISNLLVNFFNFLVGVLGNGLVIWITGLKMKKTVKTTWYLSLAVSDFIFCVAYPPFYIIFIVRKECIFGLFMCNFTIALMYITLYSSVFLLVIISVDHCLSVVFPVWSQTNRTIDKASIVVILTWVLSVALSTRFNFTGRTQVFIVGFVVPFLIIIFCYFCVTFILRLRTRQMMSVSSKPFRVMIVLIAMFFICWLPLHVFILLDQNDAFKNAFNKTFKPEPYITSGLSVGVILATVHSFLRPVLYVCMGNNVPPTLKRSIIDRIENVLGEEDSHTTSHETSLKLFEDDKASGAVEHSVISNA, from the coding sequence ATGGAGGATTATTACATATTCCCTCTCATAAAACACAATATATGCTTCAGCGATTTTTTCTCTATCTCCAACCTGTTGGTCAATTTTTTCAACTTCCTGGTTGGGGTTCTTGGGAACGGTCTGGTCATCTGGATCACTGGTCTCAAGATGAAGAAGACGGTCAAAACCACCTGGTACCTCAGCCTGGCCGTGTCCGACTTCATATTCTGTGTCGCCTACCCACCCTTTTACATCATCTTCATTGTAAGAAAGGAGTGCATCTTTGGGCTTTTCATGTGTAACTTCACCATTGCTCTGATGTACATCACCTTGTACAGCAGCGTCTTCCTCCTGGTCATCATCAGTGTTGATCACTGTCTGTCGGTAGTGTTTCCAGTCTGGTCTCAGACCAACCGTACCATCGACAAGGCCTCTATTGTGGTGATCCTGACCTGGGTTTTGTCTGTTGCCCTCAGCACCCGTTTTAATTTCACAGGTAGAACACAAGTGTTCATTGTTGGGTTTGTAGTGCCGttcctcatcatcatcttctgtTACTTTTGTGTTACTTTTATCCTGCGACTGAGAACCAGACAAATGATGAGTGTGTCTTCCAAGCCATTCAGAGTAATGATTGTTCTGATAGCTATGTTCTTCATCTGCTGGCTGCCCCTTCATGTCTTCATACTGTTAGACCAGAACGAcgcatttaaaaatgcatttaacaaaacatttaaacccgAACCATACATAACATCTGGACTATCTGTGGGAGTAATATTAGCCACTGTCCATAGTTTCCTCAGACCAGTGTTGTATGTTTGCATGGGGAATAACGTCCCACCAACACTCAAGAGGTCCATAATTGATAGGATTGAGAATGTCCTTGGAGAAGAAGACTCCCACACCACCAGCCATGAAACATCTCTAAAACTCTTTGAGGATGATAAGGCCTCAGGGGCTGTGGAACACAGTGTTATAAGCAATGCATAA
- the LOC105008691 gene encoding C3a anaphylatoxin chemotactic receptor-like: MENYLYCRHDIFPQINSNICYTDVFCIFYLVVNIVTFLVGVLGNGLVIYITGLKMKKTVNTTWYLSLAVSDFIFCVAIPLFNIILIFKKVDCIFELFMSSFIFALIFIPMFSSIFLLVIICVDHCLWVVFPVWSQNNRTIDKASIVVILAWVSSALSTRFMFVGEIDREKIVASNFIGGFVVPFLIIFFCYSVTILRLRTRQMRSVSSKSLRVMTALIAIFIICWLPFHVFMLLPWNHIFYIPEVIIPGLLVAIMLATVHSFLRPVMYVCMGNNVPPTLKRSIVGRIENVLGEEDPPTTSHETSTHL, translated from the coding sequence ATGGAGAATTATTTATATTGCAGACATGACATTTTCCCTCAAATAAACTCAAATATATGCTACACTGATGTGTTCTGTATCTTTTACCTGGTGGTCAACATTGTCACCTTCCTGGTTGGAGTTCTTGGGAACGGCCTGGTCATCTACATCACTGGTCTCAAGATGAAGAAGACGGTCAACACCACCTGGTACCTCAGCCTGGCCGTGTCCGACTTCATATTCTGTGTCGCAATTCCACTGTTTAACATCATCCTCATTTTTAAAAAAGTGGATTGCATCTTTGAGCTTTTCATGAGTTCCTTCATTTTTGCTCTGATATTCATCCCCATGTTCAGCAGCATCTTCCTCCTAGTCATCATCTGTGTTGATCACTGTCTGTGGGTGGTGTTTCCAGTCTGGTCTCAGAACAACCGTACCATCGACAAGGCCTCTATTGTGGTGATCCTGGCCTGGGTTTCCTCTGCCCTCAGCACTCGTTTTATGTTTGTGGGTGAAATAGACAGGGAGAAGATAGTAGCGAGTAACTTCATTGGTGGCTTTGTAGTGCCCTTCCTCATCATCTTCTTCTGTTACTCTGTAACTATCCTGAGACTGAGAACCAGACAAATGAGGAGTGTGTCCTCCAAGTCCCTCAGAGTAATGACTGCCCTGATCGCCATATTCATCATCTGCTGGCTGCCCTTCCATGTCTTCATGCTGTTACCCTGGAACCACATATTTTACATCCCAGAGGTCATAATACCTGGACTACTGGTCGCAATAATGTTAGCCACAGTCCATAGTTTCCTCAGACCAGTGATGTATGTTTGCATGGGGAATAACGTCCCACCAACACTCAAGAGGTCCATAGTTGGTAGGATTGAGAATGTCCTTGGAGAGGAagacccccccaccaccagccaTGAAACATCCACACATCTCTAA